From one Rhodoferax sp. PAMC 29310 genomic stretch:
- a CDS encoding PEP-utilizing enzyme: MTSVSVDDAALVSHIRDTHAHLGDMVRQHHEFTVTATLPIGDFLAHLIQWTGKPAGELLQVLRGSSDVSLGVAKAELAALASALNANAEAHAILNGPESASAIIKTLQAHPTIASPLKAYLDLVEVRCFGYDLCAKSLGEMPELIVRTIQSAVKGEGATSNDARLTQDRISTLRNAVPAEHQASFDALLEEAVFINRLRDERGHYSDGWAVGIARRALGEAGRRLVARGTFASADSAYDASLDEIIALLAGKPGPSDTELIARAAWRKEKTSSDPDIPVWLGAPPSPPPPSAWLPEKGRRADQAIGTFLGTMFIAHESHSTTQSVKGLSVSPGVYEGIARVVNHESEFGRIQQGDVLVTRSTSPYFNVVLPLLGAIVTDRGGQLFHAAIVAREYGIPAVVGTTDACKDGARVRVDGATGEVTVLA, from the coding sequence TTGACTTCAGTAAGCGTCGATGACGCCGCTTTGGTCTCTCACATTCGTGACACACATGCCCATTTGGGCGACATGGTTCGCCAGCATCACGAATTCACCGTCACCGCCACGCTTCCCATTGGGGATTTTTTGGCTCACCTGATCCAATGGACCGGAAAACCCGCCGGAGAGCTTTTGCAGGTTTTGCGTGGCTCTTCAGACGTCTCTCTGGGTGTCGCCAAAGCAGAACTTGCTGCGCTGGCGTCCGCTTTGAACGCCAATGCTGAAGCGCATGCCATTTTGAACGGGCCCGAATCGGCCAGTGCCATCATCAAGACCCTGCAGGCGCACCCGACCATCGCCTCGCCTCTAAAAGCCTACCTCGACCTGGTGGAGGTGCGTTGCTTTGGCTACGACCTGTGTGCAAAAAGTCTGGGGGAAATGCCCGAGCTCATCGTCCGCACCATTCAATCCGCAGTGAAGGGCGAAGGGGCGACTTCAAACGATGCCAGGTTGACGCAGGACAGAATTTCAACACTGCGCAATGCGGTCCCCGCGGAGCATCAAGCCAGTTTCGATGCGCTTTTGGAGGAGGCTGTTTTCATCAACCGGCTGCGGGACGAACGCGGGCACTACTCTGACGGATGGGCGGTCGGCATTGCCAGGCGCGCGCTGGGCGAAGCCGGACGCAGACTGGTGGCACGCGGAACTTTTGCCTCCGCCGACTCCGCCTATGACGCGTCGCTTGACGAGATTATTGCGCTGCTCGCGGGAAAGCCCGGCCCCAGTGACACCGAACTGATCGCGCGGGCCGCCTGGCGAAAAGAAAAAACTTCGTCCGATCCCGACATTCCCGTTTGGCTGGGCGCGCCACCGTCGCCACCGCCGCCATCGGCATGGCTGCCGGAGAAAGGGCGGCGAGCTGATCAGGCCATTGGGACGTTTTTGGGCACGATGTTCATTGCGCATGAATCGCACAGCACCACCCAGTCCGTCAAAGGACTGTCCGTGAGCCCGGGGGTCTATGAAGGTATCGCCCGGGTGGTCAACCATGAATCCGAATTTGGGCGCATTCAGCAAGGCGATGTCTTGGTGACGCGCTCCACATCGCCGTACTTCAACGTGGTGCTGCCCCTGCTCGGAGCGATCGTGACGGACCGCGGCGGCCAGCTTTTCCACGCGGCCATCGTGGCGCGGGAATACGGCATACCGGCCGTCGTCGGCACCACCGATGCTTGCAAGGACGGCGCACGAGTGCGCGTGGACGGCGCGACGGGTGAGGTGACGGTGCTGGCATGA
- a CDS encoding PEP/pyruvate-binding domain-containing protein, which translates to MTTPLAQTKDASVFGGKAVQLGASLRAGQPVPPGFALSVDEVDAIALGDVSAFDAALSGLMALQAVAVRSSAVGEDGAHASFAGQHDTVLDVRNDESLKQAVCQVRASGQTASAASYRNRLGLLDAPRMAIVVQQLVASDMAGVMFTCNPMDGHDERVIEAAWGLGEIVVAGLVTPDRYRVARSGKILERSAGEKDIAIRSQPAGGTAECAVAPELVSALCLNDDHLMALNALARQCEQHHGPGPHDIEFAFAGGQLFLLQ; encoded by the coding sequence ATGACCACCCCTCTCGCCCAAACCAAAGATGCGAGCGTCTTTGGTGGCAAGGCGGTGCAATTGGGGGCTTCGCTTCGCGCCGGACAGCCGGTTCCGCCGGGGTTTGCGCTCAGTGTGGACGAGGTGGACGCCATTGCCCTGGGCGATGTTTCGGCATTTGACGCCGCACTTAGCGGCTTGATGGCGCTGCAGGCCGTGGCGGTGCGCTCGTCTGCGGTAGGAGAAGACGGCGCGCACGCCAGTTTTGCGGGCCAGCACGACACGGTGCTTGATGTGCGCAACGACGAAAGTTTGAAGCAGGCCGTTTGCCAGGTCCGGGCCTCAGGACAAACCGCCAGCGCAGCAAGCTACCGCAACAGACTGGGCCTCCTGGATGCGCCGCGAATGGCCATCGTGGTTCAGCAACTGGTGGCATCAGACATGGCCGGCGTGATGTTTACCTGCAACCCGATGGACGGCCACGATGAGCGGGTGATTGAAGCCGCCTGGGGCTTGGGCGAAATAGTGGTGGCAGGGTTGGTGACGCCCGACCGATACCGCGTGGCACGCAGCGGAAAGATTTTGGAGCGCAGCGCCGGTGAAAAAGACATTGCCATTCGGTCCCAGCCGGCCGGTGGCACTGCCGAATGCGCGGTAGCGCCGGAGTTGGTATCGGCCCTGTGCCTGAATGACGACCACCTCATGGCACTGAACGCGCTGGCGCGCCAATGTGAACAACATCACGGCCCCGGACCGCACGATATCGAGTTTGCTTTTGCGGGGGGCCAGCTGTTTTTGCTGCAGTGA
- a CDS encoding MFS transporter, producing MNAPVIAAVSTPLSRRDMLVLACSVGLVPLNSTMIAVAIPAIGRDLAAEPSALIQWLVSSYLLINIIALSPAGKMGDRWGHARVLALGQGLFAIGSVLGFLASALPLLVAARVLMAVGGAMIVPAAMALARVRLPEDQRVRAFGMFGAVMGLSAAIGPLAGGEIAARFGWPALFLVNIVPLTIAAALSLGRGSTLAQAPALRASSRFDLMGSALLGAGLGLTVTGARSAVWWLPTVAAGVGLLLGFAWWERRAADPVVNLALFKRRAFAAGSLIIGLQNFAMYALLFELPVVFSTVFGASSAQSGRALIALTMAMVIGSVVGGSAAGKFGTRRAALAGTMVAFSGGLLMALGTLNSVNDAVPALMALGLGLGLTTPAANAALMAVAQPNESGMASGVSSTVRYLGGIAGVATVSAMVANESLLAAHQHSAILFAMALAMALALAWLILGHTPAAVGGAGSGPAATPGGSTTDATRI from the coding sequence ATGAATGCACCCGTGATCGCCGCCGTGAGTACGCCCTTGAGCCGGCGCGACATGCTGGTGTTGGCGTGCAGCGTGGGCTTGGTGCCGCTAAACTCCACCATGATTGCGGTGGCGATTCCCGCCATTGGGCGCGACTTGGCAGCGGAACCCAGCGCTCTTATTCAGTGGCTGGTGAGCAGTTACCTTCTGATCAACATCATTGCGCTGAGCCCGGCGGGGAAGATGGGCGACCGGTGGGGTCACGCACGCGTTCTGGCCTTGGGGCAAGGCCTGTTCGCGATTGGCAGCGTATTGGGATTTCTGGCCAGCGCCCTGCCGTTGCTGGTGGCAGCGAGGGTGCTCATGGCCGTGGGCGGCGCCATGATCGTGCCGGCCGCCATGGCGCTGGCTCGTGTGCGCCTGCCGGAAGACCAGCGCGTCCGGGCGTTTGGCATGTTTGGAGCGGTGATGGGTTTGTCGGCTGCCATCGGGCCACTGGCAGGGGGAGAAATTGCGGCGCGTTTTGGTTGGCCGGCGCTGTTCCTGGTCAACATCGTTCCCCTGACGATTGCGGCGGCCCTTAGCTTAGGTCGTGGCTCCACGCTGGCGCAAGCGCCGGCTCTGCGCGCAAGCAGTCGGTTTGATTTGATGGGCAGTGCACTGTTGGGGGCCGGGCTGGGGCTGACCGTGACGGGTGCGCGAAGTGCTGTATGGTGGCTGCCCACGGTTGCCGCGGGCGTGGGCTTGCTGCTTGGGTTTGCCTGGTGGGAGCGCCGTGCTGCAGATCCAGTGGTTAATTTGGCGCTCTTCAAACGCCGCGCTTTCGCGGCGGGCAGCCTGATCATCGGGTTGCAAAACTTTGCCATGTACGCATTGCTTTTTGAACTTCCCGTGGTCTTTTCCACCGTGTTTGGAGCAAGCTCGGCGCAGTCTGGACGCGCCCTGATTGCATTGACGATGGCCATGGTGATCGGCTCGGTTGTGGGAGGCAGTGCGGCCGGGAAATTTGGCACGCGCAGGGCCGCTCTCGCGGGCACGATGGTGGCGTTTTCCGGGGGGCTACTGATGGCGCTGGGCACCTTGAATAGCGTCAACGACGCCGTGCCCGCGTTGATGGCATTGGGCCTGGGTCTCGGCCTCACGACGCCTGCGGCCAACGCTGCGCTGATGGCGGTTGCCCAACCCAACGAAAGTGGCATGGCCTCTGGGGTGTCCAGCACCGTGCGCTATCTGGGCGGCATTGCTGGTGTGGCCACCGTGAGCGCGATGGTCGCCAATGAAAGCCTGCTTGCCGCCCATCAGCACAGTGCGATCCTGTTCGCCATGGCCCTGGCCATGGCTCTGGCCCTTGCCTGGTTGATACTGGGACACACGCCGGCCGCGGTGGGAGGTGCCGGATCCGGTCCTGCCGCCACGCCAGGCGGCTCAACGACGGATGCCACTCGGATCTGA
- a CDS encoding iron-containing alcohol dehydrogenase — protein MEFPHKICYGPGRIKEAGTIAAAYGKKAMIATYAKGTPLDPIVDAVEASLKAAGLEVVVFTGIEPNPRAQTIDKAIQQFVDEKCDIVIALCGGSVIDGAKYIAATAFSGGKSWDYVVLGSRVPRDYTGSFPIISIPTVSAAGSETNAGGVIQNAETNEKSFSRSPYRIPKVAIIDPEILTSLPLKLTKESCIDIFSHLIEHYLSNSAESEFADRMTEGMILCLMENFDKILLNLEDTEARGQLALCASFGWSGLQALGRVGSIPMHSIEMPFLIAGKNWPVAALGSPKRTTPLPKKCCLARSSNGSNAQTVTSPCPMSVSRQTNLKPWLTT, from the coding sequence ATGGAATTTCCCCACAAAATTTGCTATGGCCCTGGTCGTATCAAAGAAGCCGGAACCATCGCCGCCGCTTATGGCAAAAAGGCGATGATCGCCACCTATGCCAAAGGCACACCGCTGGATCCGATTGTTGATGCCGTCGAAGCGTCGCTCAAGGCCGCAGGCCTGGAGGTGGTTGTTTTTACGGGCATCGAGCCCAACCCCCGCGCCCAAACCATTGACAAAGCAATCCAGCAATTCGTCGACGAAAAGTGCGACATCGTCATTGCCCTCTGCGGCGGCAGCGTCATCGACGGCGCCAAGTATATTGCTGCAACGGCCTTCAGCGGTGGCAAGTCGTGGGACTACGTGGTGCTGGGGAGCCGCGTCCCGCGCGATTACACCGGGTCGTTTCCCATCATCTCGATTCCGACCGTTTCAGCCGCAGGTTCAGAAACCAATGCCGGCGGTGTGATTCAAAACGCGGAAACGAACGAAAAAAGCTTCTCGCGCTCGCCCTATCGCATTCCCAAAGTGGCGATCATTGACCCGGAGATTCTGACATCCTTGCCCTTGAAACTCACAAAGGAAAGCTGCATCGACATCTTCTCGCACTTGATCGAACACTACCTGTCGAATTCAGCTGAATCCGAGTTTGCAGATCGCATGACCGAAGGCATGATTCTTTGCCTGATGGAAAACTTCGACAAGATTCTTCTGAACCTGGAAGACACTGAAGCCCGTGGCCAGTTGGCGCTGTGCGCCTCTTTTGGCTGGTCCGGTCTGCAGGCTTTGGGGCGGGTGGGTTCCATCCCCATGCACTCCATTGAAATGCCCTTCCTCATCGCTGGGAAAAACTGGCCCGTCGCTGCTTTGGGGTCACCGAAGCGAACGACGCCATTGCCGAAAAAATGTTGTCTGGCAAGGTCGTCAAATGGTTCAAACGCACAGACAGTTACCTCACCCTGTCCGATGTCGGTATCCCGGCAGACAAATTTGAAGCCATGGCTGACGACGTGA
- a CDS encoding cupin domain-containing protein: MATSDVFFSDQQTTLDELEAGKTSRKMRARGGDLMMVEVFFKAGAIGYEHEHPHEQMCYCLSGEFVFSVGAESKTIIAGDSVYVPASTPHGAICIHEGRLLDIFTPQRDDFLTR; this comes from the coding sequence ATGGCAACCAGCGACGTTTTTTTCTCAGACCAGCAGACGACTCTGGATGAGTTGGAAGCCGGCAAGACCAGCCGGAAAATGCGCGCCCGAGGTGGGGACCTCATGATGGTCGAGGTGTTCTTCAAAGCTGGCGCGATCGGTTATGAACATGAGCATCCTCACGAGCAAATGTGCTACTGCCTGTCCGGAGAGTTTGTCTTTTCCGTTGGAGCCGAGTCGAAAACAATCATCGCGGGGGACTCGGTCTATGTTCCGGCATCGACCCCGCACGGCGCGATCTGTATCCACGAAGGCCGTCTGCTCGACATCTTTACCCCTCAGCGTGACGATTTTCTGACCCGTTGA
- a CDS encoding RbsD/FucU family protein — protein MLKTKLLHPEILRVLASSGHFSQILIADGNYPFVSRSGAGATKVFLNLMPGIPKTTDVLEALLEITPFQDAVVMQIPNGEKALVHEEYRTMLPPDIEIRSLERQAFYDAVCSPLTSLVIATGETRRFANLLLTIGVVKLEQSERY, from the coding sequence ATGCTCAAAACGAAACTATTGCACCCCGAGATTTTGCGGGTACTGGCCAGCTCAGGCCATTTCTCCCAGATTCTGATCGCCGACGGCAACTACCCCTTCGTGTCCCGCTCAGGTGCCGGCGCTACCAAGGTGTTTCTCAACCTGATGCCCGGCATCCCCAAGACCACGGATGTCCTTGAGGCACTGCTTGAAATCACCCCTTTTCAAGACGCCGTGGTCATGCAGATTCCCAATGGTGAGAAAGCACTTGTTCATGAGGAATACCGGACGATGCTGCCGCCAGACATTGAGATCAGGAGCCTGGAGCGCCAGGCGTTTTACGACGCGGTCTGCTCGCCACTAACTTCGCTGGTCATTGCCACCGGCGAAACCCGCCGCTTTGCCAATTTGTTGCTGACCATTGGCGTTGTCAAGCTCGAACAAAGCGAGCGCTATTGA
- a CDS encoding SDR family NAD(P)-dependent oxidoreductase produces MGQLVGKRALVTGGGQGIGRAIAEGLLRSGCDVAINYYSDETGAQEVLALAKSLGRKAECFQADLTQEAAAVALVRDAVGFLGGLDVLVNNSGGLVARKALGEVDLAFWQKVIDVNMTTMMLVTREAVPHLAQANGASIVNISSLAGRKGGHGGSLVYSMTKGAVLTFTRALANELGPQGIRVNAVAPGLILGTTFHNTHTTKASADETVRGIPLGRAGDIEDIARPVVFLASEYDGFVTGATLDINGGVYCA; encoded by the coding sequence ATGGGACAACTTGTTGGAAAGCGCGCTTTGGTCACCGGAGGCGGGCAGGGAATTGGCCGGGCCATCGCAGAAGGCCTGCTTCGCTCAGGCTGCGATGTGGCCATCAACTACTACTCAGATGAAACCGGCGCTCAGGAAGTGTTGGCTCTGGCCAAGTCTCTCGGACGCAAGGCTGAATGTTTTCAGGCCGATCTGACTCAAGAGGCCGCAGCGGTGGCCTTGGTTCGTGATGCTGTCGGCTTCCTTGGCGGACTGGATGTGCTGGTCAACAACTCAGGCGGCCTAGTGGCGCGCAAGGCGCTGGGCGAGGTTGACCTGGCCTTCTGGCAAAAAGTCATTGACGTCAACATGACCACCATGATGCTGGTCACACGGGAAGCCGTTCCGCATTTGGCCCAGGCCAATGGCGCTTCAATCGTCAACATCTCCTCGTTGGCGGGAAGAAAGGGCGGCCATGGCGGGTCTTTGGTGTATTCCATGACCAAAGGCGCCGTCCTGACCTTCACCCGCGCCTTGGCCAATGAACTGGGGCCACAGGGTATTCGCGTGAATGCGGTCGCGCCGGGGTTGATTCTTGGCACCACGTTTCACAACACCCACACCACCAAAGCCTCTGCTGACGAGACCGTCAGGGGCATTCCGCTGGGCCGCGCTGGCGACATTGAGGACATCGCCCGACCCGTGGTTTTTCTCGCATCGGAGTACGACGGATTTGTCACGGGCGCCACGCTTGACATCAATGGCGGCGTTTACTGCGCCTGA
- a CDS encoding LysR family transcriptional regulator: protein MKRLSSLNAIKAYRKVAEVGGISGAAAQLHVCQSAVSRFISLLETELGAQLFHRKEGFILTSAGKTFYEHVSDS from the coding sequence ATGAAGAGGCTCTCTTCTCTCAATGCGATCAAGGCTTATCGCAAAGTCGCCGAAGTTGGTGGAATCTCCGGGGCTGCAGCCCAGCTTCATGTTTGCCAAAGCGCCGTAAGTCGCTTCATTTCTCTTCTTGAAACCGAACTCGGTGCCCAGTTGTTCCATCGAAAAGAAGGCTTCATACTGACCAGTGCGGGAAAAACCTTCTATGAGCACGTTTCAGATTCTTGA
- a CDS encoding AMP-binding protein, with the protein MTTQKLMLDYVFEHEDNHADAVYLTQPTGGGQVVDYTWQQVMDQSRRMATHLKAQGLEPGARIAILSKNCAHFIMSELAIWLAGGTTVAIFPTETAETVKFVLEHSGASLLFVGKLDTWEQQQPGVPAGMPCIALPLAPKTNFETWDAITARTAPLAGKVQRPGTDIAILMYTSGSTGQPKGVMHNFERITRASEFIVKDVAERLAGRTENRCLSYLPLAHVFERAWVEGASLVDGKTHVYFADSLDTFLQDLNRARPTTFISVPRLWLKFQQGVFSKMPPKKLDRLLSIPILGRIVGRKVLKGLGLDQTLLAGSGSAPIPAELISWYRRLGLNLNEGYAMTEDFAYSHNSTPAINAPGCVGVPMPGVLVRISDEGEILIKSPGQMVGYYKRPDLDAEVFTEDGYFRTGDQGERRADGLLKITGRVKELFKTSKGKYVAPAPIENRLNAHALIEISLVSGVGQPSAYAMVVLAEHLRPKQGDAAFRLDAEAQLAQLLKDINAELADYEKLQMIVIAKEPWTIENGSLTPTMKIKRNRIESDVSPKLEAWYAGRAKVQWA; encoded by the coding sequence TTGACAACACAGAAACTGATGCTGGACTATGTTTTTGAACATGAGGACAACCACGCAGACGCCGTCTACCTGACCCAGCCCACGGGCGGTGGTCAGGTGGTGGACTACACCTGGCAACAAGTGATGGACCAGTCCCGCCGCATGGCCACGCATTTGAAGGCACAGGGATTGGAGCCAGGTGCACGTATTGCGATACTGTCAAAAAACTGCGCCCACTTTATCATGTCGGAGCTGGCCATCTGGCTGGCCGGTGGCACCACGGTGGCCATCTTCCCGACGGAGACCGCCGAGACCGTGAAGTTTGTGCTGGAGCACAGCGGTGCCAGCCTTTTGTTTGTCGGCAAGCTCGACACCTGGGAGCAACAGCAACCTGGCGTGCCCGCTGGCATGCCCTGCATCGCCTTGCCCCTCGCACCCAAGACCAATTTCGAGACCTGGGACGCTATCACCGCCCGCACCGCGCCGTTGGCCGGCAAGGTGCAGCGCCCCGGTACTGACATTGCCATCCTCATGTACACGTCTGGCTCCACTGGGCAGCCCAAAGGCGTGATGCACAACTTTGAGCGCATCACCCGTGCCAGCGAGTTCATCGTCAAAGACGTGGCCGAGCGTTTGGCCGGCCGCACGGAAAACCGTTGCCTGTCTTACCTGCCGCTGGCTCACGTTTTTGAGCGGGCCTGGGTAGAAGGCGCCTCGCTAGTGGACGGCAAAACCCATGTTTATTTTGCCGACTCCCTGGACACTTTTTTGCAGGATCTGAACCGCGCCCGGCCCACCACCTTTATCTCGGTGCCTCGCCTGTGGCTCAAGTTCCAGCAAGGCGTGTTCTCCAAAATGCCGCCGAAAAAACTGGACAGGTTGCTCAGTATTCCCATTTTGGGTCGCATTGTGGGCCGCAAGGTGCTTAAAGGTCTGGGGCTGGACCAGACTTTGCTGGCGGGCAGTGGCTCTGCCCCCATTCCGGCGGAGTTGATCTCTTGGTACCGCCGTTTGGGCCTGAACCTCAACGAGGGTTACGCCATGACGGAAGACTTTGCCTATTCGCACAACTCCACCCCCGCCATCAACGCCCCTGGCTGCGTGGGCGTGCCCATGCCCGGGGTGCTGGTGCGAATCAGCGATGAGGGTGAAATTCTGATCAAGTCCCCCGGTCAAATGGTGGGTTACTACAAGCGCCCCGACCTCGATGCTGAAGTGTTCACCGAAGACGGTTATTTCCGCACCGGCGACCAGGGTGAGCGCCGTGCCGACGGCCTGCTCAAAATCACCGGGCGGGTGAAGGAACTGTTCAAGACCTCCAAAGGCAAGTATGTGGCACCCGCGCCCATTGAGAACCGCCTCAATGCCCACGCTTTGATCGAAATCAGCCTGGTTTCCGGCGTGGGACAACCTTCTGCCTACGCCATGGTCGTGTTGGCTGAGCACCTGCGCCCCAAGCAGGGTGACGCCGCCTTCCGGTTGGACGCAGAAGCGCAGCTCGCCCAGTTGCTCAAAGACATCAACGCTGAGTTGGCGGACTATGAGAAGTTGCAGATGATCGTCATTGCAAAAGAGCCATGGACGATTGAGAACGGCTCGCTCACCCCGACCATGAAGATCAAACGCAACCGCATCGAGAGCGATGTGAGCCCCAAACTCGAAGCCTGGTACGCCGGACGCGCCAAGGTGCAGTGGGCTTGA
- a CDS encoding NADH:flavin oxidoreductase → MSIISPLFQPFTHKSLKLSNRIVMAPMTRSFSPGGVPTPEVAEYYRKRAAAAVGLIVSEGTVVERPAASNDPKVPRFWGEDALAGWQNVINQVHSVGGVMAPQLWHVGAVRNPRTDWVPPQPWDSPSGYSRPNKQFCEPMTDEAIADAIAAFARAAGAAKRLGFEAIELHGAHGYLIDQFFWDGTNLRNDRFGGSSLVARGQFAAEILKAVRAEVGPDYPVIIRLSQWKQQDYAVRMAQTPDEMAAWLQPLADAGADIFHCSQRRFWEPEFEGSDLNFAGWAKKLTGCPTITVGSVGLSGEFIAAFGGESSQPASLDELMRRFNRGDFDLVAVGRALISDPDWVLKVRDDRSAELCNFSPADLATLV, encoded by the coding sequence ATGTCTATTATCTCGCCCCTGTTTCAGCCCTTCACGCACAAGTCCCTCAAGTTATCCAATCGCATCGTCATGGCCCCCATGACACGCTCGTTCTCGCCCGGAGGCGTGCCCACACCCGAGGTGGCCGAGTACTACCGCAAGCGGGCCGCTGCAGCCGTGGGCCTCATCGTGTCTGAAGGCACGGTGGTGGAACGCCCGGCCGCGTCAAACGACCCCAAGGTTCCCCGCTTTTGGGGTGAGGACGCGTTGGCAGGTTGGCAAAACGTGATCAATCAAGTGCACAGCGTGGGGGGTGTCATGGCGCCTCAGCTCTGGCACGTGGGCGCTGTGCGCAACCCCCGCACCGACTGGGTGCCGCCACAGCCCTGGGACTCTCCGTCGGGCTACTCGCGGCCGAACAAACAGTTTTGTGAACCCATGACGGACGAGGCGATTGCCGACGCCATTGCCGCGTTTGCACGCGCCGCAGGTGCAGCCAAACGCCTGGGCTTTGAGGCCATTGAACTGCATGGCGCCCATGGCTACCTGATTGACCAGTTTTTCTGGGATGGCACCAACCTGCGCAACGACCGCTTCGGCGGCAGCAGCTTGGTGGCGCGCGGTCAATTTGCCGCCGAGATTTTGAAGGCTGTTCGGGCTGAAGTGGGGCCTGACTACCCCGTCATCATTCGTCTGTCGCAGTGGAAGCAGCAGGACTACGCTGTGCGCATGGCCCAAACGCCGGACGAGATGGCCGCCTGGTTGCAGCCATTGGCCGACGCGGGCGCCGACATCTTTCACTGCTCGCAGCGCCGCTTCTGGGAGCCCGAGTTTGAAGGGTCTGACCTGAACTTTGCCGGCTGGGCCAAGAAACTCACCGGCTGCCCGACCATTACCGTTGGCTCCGTGGGCTTGAGCGGTGAGTTTATTGCCGCGTTTGGTGGCGAGTCCTCACAGCCCGCCTCGCTGGACGAGCTGATGCGACGCTTCAACCGGGGTGATTTTGATTTGGTAGCCGTTGGCCGCGCCTTGATCAGTGATCCAGACTGGGTGCTGAAGGTGCGCGATGACCGCTCGGCCGAATTGTGCAATTTTTCACCCGCCGATCTCGCCACCTTGGTCTGA
- a CDS encoding DUF1304 domain-containing protein: MAHVAQFFAALLLALHVYIVLLETVLFKTRGRKVFGISKEHAEIMAPAMSNQGCYNGFLAAALACGFLLPDPATAQAFTVYGMACIAVAGVWGALTVTVRILFVQTVPAVLGLLALYLA; encoded by the coding sequence ATGGCCCACGTCGCCCAATTCTTTGCCGCTCTGCTGCTCGCCCTTCATGTTTACATCGTGTTGCTGGAAACCGTGCTGTTCAAAACCCGGGGCCGCAAAGTATTCGGCATCAGCAAGGAACACGCCGAGATCATGGCACCTGCCATGTCGAATCAGGGGTGCTACAACGGTTTTTTGGCCGCTGCCTTGGCGTGCGGGTTTTTGCTGCCCGACCCCGCCACGGCACAGGCATTCACGGTGTACGGCATGGCGTGCATCGCGGTGGCCGGTGTGTGGGGTGCGCTGACGGTGACGGTCCGCATCCTCTTTGTGCAAACTGTGCCCGCAGTGCTGGGTTTGCTGGCTTTGTACCTCGCCTAG
- a CDS encoding TetR/AcrR family transcriptional regulator, producing MQHKSPLRQADTPPRVTDGRKLNAEATQAALRAAGRQLFGQLGFEATALGELCRMAGVTTGAIYHHFGDKKGLFAAVAEELDAGLVKLATQTRDRALASGADAWGAFLAAVDAFLQAGQDVQARRIGLIDAPAVLGTQGWLDIRERQGLGAMMQTVGQLQALEILLPGDTRLRARVILGLLYGATEALADDPRDATLALQDTRALLHAMLAGLRAPPSL from the coding sequence ATGCAACACAAGTCACCCCTGAGACAAGCCGACACTCCACCCCGCGTCACGGACGGTCGCAAGCTCAATGCCGAAGCCACCCAGGCGGCGCTGCGCGCAGCAGGTCGCCAGCTATTTGGGCAACTGGGCTTTGAGGCCACCGCTTTGGGTGAACTTTGCCGCATGGCTGGCGTCACCACGGGCGCGATTTACCATCACTTTGGCGACAAAAAGGGCTTGTTTGCCGCTGTGGCAGAGGAATTGGACGCCGGCTTGGTGAAACTCGCCACTCAAACCCGAGACCGCGCACTGGCCAGCGGGGCGGACGCCTGGGGCGCATTTTTAGCCGCCGTGGACGCCTTTTTGCAAGCCGGACAAGACGTGCAAGCACGGCGCATTGGCCTGATCGACGCCCCCGCCGTGCTCGGCACCCAGGGCTGGCTCGACATACGAGAGCGCCAAGGCCTGGGCGCCATGATGCAAACCGTGGGTCAACTGCAGGCGCTGGAAATTTTGCTGCCCGGCGACACTCGGCTGCGGGCGCGAGTCATTTTGGGTCTGCTCTACGGCGCCACAGAGGCACTGGCCGACGACCCGCGTGACGCCACCCTTGCGCTGCAAGACACGCGAGCACTGTTGCACGCCATGCTGGCCGGCCTGCGAGCCCCACCGTCGCTGTAA